Genomic DNA from Capsicum annuum cultivar UCD-10X-F1 unplaced genomic scaffold, UCD10Xv1.1 ctg81819, whole genome shotgun sequence:
ATATATACTGATCgaatttattgttattgggtgtTGATTAAATGTGGCTCCCTTTGTGGATCGATGATTTGGGCACTACTTTGCTCGTGTTATGTTGTTTGTTCGAAACCTGCCACCTACAattcaacaaatatatatatatatatgttgtgtgaGTATTTAAATTCTAGAAACAAGATAATAAATTGCCATATATATATTTCCAACTATAGTAATACATCAAACTCGCAAACTTCTGTCTGCGGTTTCAGCAAaactaattaattaaaaagaaaaaaaaaatcttaattctTACAAAACATCAGCAAAAGGGAGAAACAATTTAGGAAGAGATAATGTCTCTCacgtttttaaaattaaaaaagaattgaaatttcaGTTCTTGGTGTTCATGCTCTTATTGACATTATCTTTTATAGCTTCTGTAGACTCTTCAGCTTTGCCCTTGACAGTATCTTTGATTTTGAGTGTAGAGTCTTTAACTGTTTCCCATGTTTGTTgtgctgtggtttttgctttaccAGCAATGTCTTGTGCTGTGTCCGCAACCTTATCCCCCATTGCTTTTGTCTTGCGTATTGCCTTCAAAAACATACATTATGTGTTggtaacatatatatatagtcaatCGAGATCAATCAAAGTTATACACACTAAcagtataagaaaatatagtaCAACTTGATATTGTGATTGCATGTCACTAGCTGATTGATTGATAATTTAGAATAAACGCCAAGTAATATAATAGTACTATGATATAATTAACAGATTTAATGGCTAGCGCACCAAGGTCTTAACCTAACTCAAATGGAAAGGCCTAGCCGATCTGAGAAGGGTAAAATTTAGTCATGTATCtgaatttaaagttcatgttacttaatcacgattaattaatatgtattttacttaatttaattacataatcatgataaagaatattAATTTGATGCATACACTgggtgcgtgtaagtttttaccTCTAGAAGTGTTAAATAGATGTTCATGAGGTGATTTCATCAAAAAAGGAAAGAGcgaaataatgatttttttagatttttataagGGGAAAATCATTCGCTTAGTGAGAGTTTTTTTATGGATGTTGGATGACATACGACCAATAGATATATAAGAGTTCAAAATTAAAGTAAGTCCTTATGATTTGATCTTCGGCtactactttaattttttatggtgaaGGTTTGAGAGGTTGGAAAAACAACCTATGACAtcgaaaaattatgttttttctgTAAATTATAGAGAAATGATAAAGTACATGTTTATCATAATCAGGAGTAAGATGAAAACAATAAGACATTTAATGTATGTGTCACCTACCTCATCAGCAACAGAAGCAGTCTCATTTTTCACTTCTTGGCTGGCTCTTTTGGCAGTATCAGCACCCTGTTTCATTGCATCTGCACCCTTTTGTACTGTGCTACGAGCCTCATCTTTAAAGGCCGTCGCCAAGTGTCGATTTGTTATTCGCTGCGAAAGTCTCTCTCAGATTTAGCTTCGTAAACATTCGATAAATATATTGTAAATAGTACGTGCGCATGGGGAGATGTTGACACCACAACaaagaaaatatcaataaaacAGTATACTGCACCAAGTATCCAACCTTGGCGTGGACAGGAACAGCTGTCAACACGGGTCGGTCCAGGTCATGATGGGCCAAAAAATATCAAGCCCACACCACTACTTTATGCGACTGCGGGCCTTACGGgtcagcccactttttaaaaaataatattttatcatttaattttagaatgttaataaacataaatattatcagacaatattacatagtgttaatacttgttaatcaagtctccaacacccccAAAAAGtactcctaatagggaaattaaataacttttgatatgatatccttcgaaccaaataaaaatactaataagcaatctaaatagttgcatatATTTGACTTACGGGCCGGCTCACGGGCTAGCCCAATCCACATTACTCAAGCCTCACGGGCTTATTCGGGTCAAGCTAAAAAGCCTTGTTCTTAAATGGACTGCAAAAATCAAAGCCAAACTCCATCAATGGGCCTggcccatattgacggctctacGGACAGGCAAGGATTGCTCGCCAAAAACGTAAAACTTGAGAA
This window encodes:
- the LOC107874576 gene encoding uncharacterized protein At4g13230; the protein is MASMGFASTLNRFFVSGAFRPVKRITNRHLATAFKDEARSTVQKGADAMKQGADTAKRASQEVKNETASVADEAIRKTKAMGDKVADTAQDIAGKAKTTAQQTWETVKDSTLKIKDTVKGKAEESTEAIKDNVNKSMNTKN